A single genomic interval of Celeribacter indicus harbors:
- a CDS encoding DUF5368 domain-containing protein has product MKDLTLETIIAVLEEIFGRGLFWTMAGLAAAVTLAYLYVLIRDRAVSWHKFLWAQLSMPLGAVLAVWFVLAITHSHVSDIGGAVDLIVFLGIATLGAVGMAILVYTVQSLIRPLRRAGGS; this is encoded by the coding sequence ATGAAGGACCTGACCCTTGAAACCATCATCGCCGTGCTGGAGGAAATCTTCGGCCGCGGCCTGTTCTGGACCATGGCGGGGCTCGCCGCCGCGGTGACGCTCGCCTATCTCTACGTGCTGATCCGCGACCGCGCGGTGAGCTGGCACAAGTTCCTCTGGGCGCAGCTCTCCATGCCGCTGGGCGCGGTGCTTGCCGTCTGGTTCGTCCTCGCGATCACCCATTCGCATGTCTCCGACATCGGCGGTGCGGTGGACCTGATCGTCTTCCTCGGCATCGCCACGCTCGGCGCGGTCGGGATGGCGATCCTCGTCTACACCGTGCAATCGCTGATCCGCCCCCTGCGCCGCGCCGGCGGGTCCTGA
- a CDS encoding glycosyltransferase family 2 protein, with protein sequence MSDATCIYSIVIPARNEAENIASLLDGIAAACAPLGPWEVIVVDDASDDGMADLLSRRMEVMPELRVIRHDRAGGQSAGVHSGVRAARGTYVCTLDGDGQNPPSEIPNMVAPFAGPGAAEIGLVAGQRVGRQDTASKRYASKFANALRARILKDGTRDTGCGLKAFRRDDFLTLPYFDHMHRYLPALFARDGWTIAHVDVSHAARGGGRSHYSNVQRALVGIVDLAGVAWLLRRRKKSRPTEVMPARGEV encoded by the coding sequence ATGTCCGACGCGACCTGCATCTATTCCATTGTCATCCCCGCGCGCAACGAGGCGGAGAACATCGCGAGCCTGCTCGACGGGATCGCGGCGGCCTGCGCGCCCCTGGGGCCGTGGGAGGTGATCGTGGTGGACGATGCCTCCGATGACGGGATGGCCGACCTGCTCTCCCGCCGCATGGAGGTCATGCCCGAGCTGCGGGTGATCCGGCACGACCGCGCGGGCGGGCAATCCGCCGGCGTCCATTCCGGCGTGCGCGCCGCGCGCGGCACCTATGTCTGCACGCTCGACGGCGACGGCCAGAACCCGCCTTCGGAAATCCCCAACATGGTCGCGCCCTTCGCCGGACCGGGCGCGGCGGAGATCGGCCTCGTCGCCGGCCAGCGGGTCGGGCGCCAGGACACCGCCTCCAAGCGCTACGCCTCGAAATTCGCCAATGCCCTGCGCGCGCGCATCCTGAAGGACGGCACCCGCGACACCGGCTGCGGGCTGAAGGCGTTCCGGCGCGACGACTTCCTCACGCTGCCCTATTTCGACCACATGCACCGCTACCTTCCCGCGCTCTTCGCCCGCGACGGCTGGACGATCGCCCATGTCGACGTGAGCCATGCCGCGCGCGGCGGCGGGCGGTCGCATTATTCCAACGTCCAGCGCGCCCTCGTCGGGATCGTCGACCTGGCGGGCGTCGCCTGGCTGTTGCGCCGGCGCAAGAAATCGCGCCCGACCGAGGTCATGCCCGCGCGCGGGGAGGTCTGA
- a CDS encoding lipid-A-disaccharide synthase N-terminal domain-containing protein, whose amino-acid sequence MDWLMAILHVETVTELWWVVFGLLAQLMFTARFLLQWIASERAKDSVMPVAFWYFSLAGGVMLLTYALYRRDPVFVLGQSLGVVIYARNLWLIYAKRRVGQTPSE is encoded by the coding sequence ATGGACTGGCTCATGGCGATCCTGCATGTCGAGACCGTCACCGAACTCTGGTGGGTCGTCTTCGGCCTGCTCGCCCAGCTCATGTTCACCGCGCGCTTCCTGCTGCAATGGATCGCCTCCGAACGGGCCAAGGACAGCGTGATGCCCGTCGCCTTCTGGTATTTCTCCCTGGCCGGCGGCGTGATGCTGCTGACCTATGCGCTCTACCGGCGCGATCCGGTCTTCGTGCTCGGGCAGTCCCTCGGCGTCGTCATCTACGCCCGCAACCTCTGGCTCATCTATGCCAAGCGACGCGTCGGCCAGACCCCGAGCGAGTGA